One window of the Cryptococcus gattii WM276 chromosome E, complete sequence genome contains the following:
- a CDS encoding Alpha-glucosidase (Maltase), putative (Similar to TIGR gene model, INSD accession AAW47005.1) — translation MTRSIVHSGKISKAWWKSAVVYQIYPASFSDSNGDGIGDINGIIAKLDYLKDLGVDVIWLSPIFKSPQVDMGYDVSDYCDIHAPYGTIEDVEHLLAELHKRQMKLLLDLVVNHTSDEHPWFVESRASKSAPKRDWYIWRPAKYASDGRRMPPNNWKGSFGGSVWEWDEATEEYYLHYYDAKQPDLNFENPEMRAAIYKMMQFWLDKGCDGFRDISFPDAPVTDPKSEWQDFPRKEGPRVHEYIREMNDQVLSKYDILTVGELNHHTPEMMLRYVHPDRREIQMGFSFDHVNIGLGPKQGRHIVEPWRLPEFKAIIARWQALRDAGGWHALYLENHDQPRSISRFANDSPKWRTSSGKLLCMLHTTLFGTVYLHQGQEIGMINIPKDWPLDEWKDIQTQNWSDEPHAGFSSSQPWMRIPDDYKMWNVALQAKDPDSLLSFWKDMLAFRKREENILV, via the exons ATGACTAGATCAATCGTCCATTCTGGTAAAATCAGCAAAGCTTGGTGGAAGAGTGCAGTGGTGTATCAG ATTTATCCAGC ATCCTTTTCGGATTCGAATGGAGATGGTATTGGGGATATTAATGGGATTATTGCCAAGCTCGACTACCTCAAAGACCTTGGCGTCGACGTGATATGGTTAAGCCCTATCTTCAAATCCCCGCAG GTTGACATGGGCTACGACGTATCTGACTACTGCGATATCCACGCTCCGTACGGTACCATCGAGGACGTCGAACACCTGCTCGCTGAGCTCCACAAAAGGCAGATGAAACTGCTTCTCGATCTCGTC GTCAATCACACTAGCGACGAGCATCCCTGGTTCGTGGAGTCGCGAGCTTCCAAAAGCGCTCCGAAGAGAGACTGGTACATTTGGCGTCCAGCCAAGTACGCATCCGACGGCAGAAGAATGCCACCAAACAATTGGAAAGGGTCCTTCGGCGGCTCTGTATGGGAATGGGATGAGGCAACAGAGGAGTACTACCTCCATTATTACGATGCCAAACAACCGG ATCTCAACTTTGAGAATCCTGAAATGCGAGCGGCAATCTACAAAATGATGCAATTCTGGCTAGACAAGGGATGTGATGGTTTCAGA GATATATCGTTTCCCGATGCACCGGTCACTGATCCCAAGTCAGAGTGGCAGGATTTCCCACGGAAAGAGGG ACCACGGGTACATGAATATATTCGAGAGATGAACGATCAGGTACTATCCA AATACGACATCTTGACTGTCGGCGAGCTGAATCACCACACTCCTGAGATGATGCTTAGATACGTTCATCCTGATCGGCGTGAGATACAGATGGGCTTTTCTTTCGACCATGTCAATATTGGCCTCGGTCCGAAACAAGGAAGGCATATTGTTGAGCCTTGGAGGCTACCGGAATTCAAAGCGATTATTGCGCGATGGCAGGCTCTTCGAGATGCCGGCGGATGGCATGCCTTGTACCTCGAGAATCATGATCAG CCGAGAAGTATCTCTCGTTTTGCAAATGATTCGCCGAAATGGCGAACGTCTAGTGGCAAACTCCTGTGTATGTTGCACACTACCCTCTTTGGCACTGTCTATCTCCATCAGGGCCAAGAGATTGGTATGATCAACATTCCTAAAGACTGGCCCTTGGACGAGTGGAAGGATATTCAGACGCAGAAT TGGAGCGATGAACCTCACGCCGGTTTCAGCTCTTCCCAACCGTGGATGCGTATTCCTGATGATTACAAGATGTGGAATGTCGCATTACAGGCAAAGGATCCGGATTCCTTGCTATCGTTCTGGAAAGATATGCTTGCTTTCCGAAAGCGAGAGGAGAATATTCTGGTATGA
- a CDS encoding Alpha-glucoside:hydrogen symporter, putative yields MLNNNQLATDIAHLDNDEKFDSKDETLHLEDIPHDADWNAIRNDAIIAEGIEHSMSVPQALIVYRSAILWSAAVSLVIVMDGYDTGRNGIFISSWFQDKYGYRKTIQIGLILLIGFIFIVFYAPSVQIMFVGQLLCGMPWGAFSSSAVSYASEVTPIRLRGYLTTYVNLCWVVGQFIAAGVLKAVSDRTDQWGYKIPFAIQWVWPVPLFILATLAPESPWFYVRKGRLEDAEKSVERLARKGESTDPAQTVAMMVRTNKVEMDNKPGTSYLDCFKGANLRRTEIACFVWAAQILSGTSFANQPVYFFQQAGFSTSNSFNLNLGAKGLAFIGTIGSWITLTYYGRRTVFVVGLGVLCLFWGQAALIILWIFVYDFTVGPVTYAIVGEASSTRLRSKTVGLARNLYNVTRIVAGFLYTYQVNPTGWNWKGKAGFFWGGTCLMAFIWAYFRLPEFKGRSFRELDVLFERGISARKFKDTEVLEDADR; encoded by the exons ATGCTGAACAACAATCAATTGGCGACTGACATCGCTCACTTGGACAACGATGAAAAATTCGACAGCAAGGACGAAACGTTGCATCTGGAAGACATACCCCACGATGCCGACTGGAACGCCATTCGCAACGATGCTATCATAGCCGAAGGAATCGAACATTCCATGTCCGTTCCTCAAGCGTTGATCGTCTATCGATCAGCCATCCTATGGTCGGCTGCAGTCTCGCTTGTGATTGTCATGGATGGCTATGATACTGGCCGTAA CGGTATCTTCATAAGTTCATGGTTCCAGGACAAATACGGCTACCGAAAGACAATTCAGATCGGTCTGATTCTCCTCATTGGTTTTATTTTCATCGTTTTCTACGCGCCATCAGTACAAATAATGTTTGTGGGACAG CTCCTTTGTGGGATGCCTTGGGGAGCATTTTCCAGC TCCGCCGTGTCATATGCCAGCGAAGTGACACCGATAAGACTTAGAGGTTATCTAACAAC CTATGTCAACCTTTGCTGGGTTGTCGGCCAATTTATAGCAGCAGGAGTTCTAAAAGCCGTATCTGACAGAACTGATCAATGGGGATACAAA ATACCTTTCGCTATACAATGGGTCTGGCCTGTACCGCTCTTCATCTTAGCAACCTTGGCGCCCGAAAGTCCTTGGTTCTATGTCCGGAAAGGCCGTTTAGAAGATGCAGAGAAATCAGTAGAGAGATTGGCAAGGAAGGGAGAGAGCACGGACCCTGCACAGACTGTTGCCATGATG GTTCGTACCAATAAGGTGGAGATGGATAATAAACCTGGTACTTCCTATCTG GATTGTTTCAAAGGTGCCAATTTGCGACGAACGGAAATCGCGTGCTTCGTTTGGGCCGCGCAGATTCTCAGTGGGACGTCGTTTGCGAATCAGCCAGTGTACTTCTTCCAACAGG CCGGATTCAGCACCTCTAACTCTTTCAACCTGAACCTCGGCGCGAAAGGTCTGGCATTCATTGGAACGATCGGATCTTGGATCACTTTGACG TACTACGGCCGACGAACGGTATTTGTTGTTGGACTTGGGGTCCTCTGCCTTTT TTGGGGACAGGCTGCCTTAATCATCCTGTGGATATTTGTATACGATTTCACCGTCGGA CCGGTAACATACGCCATAGTCGGCGAGGCTTCGTCTACCCGCTTACGCAGCAAGACCGTCGGTCTAGCACGAAACTTATACAATGTCACAAGAATCGTAGCCGGATTCCTGTACACTTATCAAGTCAATCCAACTGGTTGGAACTGGAAAGGCAAAGCTGGCTTCTTCTGG GGCGGAACCTGCCTGATGGCTTTCATTTGGGCGTACTTCCGACTTCCGGAATTTAAAGGACGATCATTCAGAGAGCTTGATGTGTTGTTCGAAAGGGGCATCTCGGCGCGCAAGTTCAAAGATACTGAGGTCCTGGAAGATGCCGATCGGTAA
- a CDS encoding Xylitol dehydrogenase, putative (Similar to TIGR gene model, INSD accession AAW45971.1): MSPVAFDEVSSATSNGAGLIINKGNASNAVEHIIDTNVLSRPNLALWVTKDHRIYQTEEAFPSCQPTECIVHVKATGICGSEIHFWKSGRIGDCCVTHDIILGHESSGQIVEVGSEVQDFKVGDRVSIEPGVSCWECNMCLRGRYNLCPKVKFSGTPPSDGTMRRFVAHPARFLHKMPDSMTYAQGALIEPLSVAYNAVVRAKPYLGQPVVICGAGPIGLAMALCARAAGASPICITDLEQNRLDQAKALGFDRTVKIDLGWDRLRTAEQIRRVMGAGCIPQIAFECTGAASSINAACYALEDGGTLLQVGCGKPEVELPLMAMGFREVNIVTSFRYQQSWPVVIRLVSEGVLGDVTRLITHTFPMEKTIDAFETCADRTTLAIKVQIVDE, translated from the exons ATGTCTCCAGTCGCATTCGACGAAGTCTCCTCGGCCACGTCCAACGGCGCGGgcctcatcatcaacaagGGCAACGCCAGTAACGCGGTCGAGCACATCATTGATACCAATGTCCTCTCGCGCCCAAATCTCGCTTTGTGGGTGACGAAGGACCACAGGATTTACCAGACTGAGGAGGCATTTCCATCTTGTCAGCCCACCGAGTGTATCGTGCATGTT AAAGCGACAGGTATCTGCGGCTC AGAGATACACTTCTGGAAGAGCGGACGGATTGGCGACTGCTGCGTTACTCATGACATCATCCTGGGACACGAGTCCAGTGGTCAGATTGTCGAAGTTGGCTCCGAAGTGCAGGACTTTAAAGTAGGAGACAGGGTATCTATCGAGCCTGGAGTCTCGTGCTGGGAGTGTAACATGTGTCTGAGAGGTAGATACAACCTCTGTCCCAAGGTCAA GTTCTCCGGTACACCCCCTTCGGACGGAACTATGAGGCGATTCGTCGCGCACCCCGCTCGATTCCTGCACAA GATGCCGGATTCCATGACTTACGCACAAGGAGCATTGATCGAGCCTCTCTCCGTCGCCTACAACGCCGTCGTCCGAGCCAAGCCATATCTCGGTCAACCAGTCGTCATTTGCGGCGCAGGGCCTATCGGTTTGGCCATGGCTCTTTGTGCCCGAGCAGCTGGAGCTTCACCTATTTGTATAACCGACTTGGAGCAAAACCGTTTAGACCAAGCCAAAGCACTTGGGTTTGACAGGACTGTGAAGATCGACCTGGGCTGGGACCGACTGCGTACTGCAGAGCAGATTCGCAGAGTTATGGGGGCTGGCTGCATTCCCCAAATCGCCTTTGAGTGCACAGGTGCGGCCTCTAGTATCAACGCTGCGTGCTAT GCTTTGGAGGACGGTGGTACCCTCTTGCAAGTCGGCTGCGGCAAGCCCGAGGTGGAGCTGCCATTGATGGCAATGGGTTTCAGAGAG GTCAACATCGTCACTTCTTTCCGCTACCAACAATCTTGGCCAGTTGTCATCCGATTGGTCTCAGAAGGAGTGCTCGGCGACGTTACGCGACTTATAACCCACACTTTCCCAATGGAGAAGACTATTGATGCCTTTGAGACTTGCGCGGACAGAACTACATTGGCTATCAAAGTGCAGATTGTTGACGAGTAA